gacaatatccgctatgGGTggacttaggttgttacaatttGACTCACCGAATCTGTTGAgtgatcccacattggttggagagagaaacaaaacctcttcctaacagacacgttttaaaaatcatgaggaaaaacccgaaagagaaagttcaaagaggacaatgtctaTTCGTGGtaggcttgaactgttacaattTGACCCACAAAATCTTCTCGAGTCAAACTTATTACACCCTTACCTCGTCCTTTGATAGGTAGTCAACTCTTCATCATTGACGTGATAACATGATCTAACGTTCATACATAAAACAACTAAGAAAAATACTTTAAGCTTACGCCAATCgaatatgaaaaatgttaatattataAGGAATTAATTTTTCCCCcttaatattaaaaactaaaacatatatttaggTAAAGTTTATTATTCAAACTTCACTTTCAATAATTCTCTCCCTATAaaccaaattattattattattattattattattattattattgttagtTGGCATGTCTTATATCGTCATTTCATgttccaattatttattattcttataatataacaattaaTTTTGGTAAGGTTTCAATTtctacttattattattttttttaatgtaatattaattttattagaataataataataaataaataaataaataaataaagaatatgaaTGGATGTGGTTTTGAAAGGCCCCCAGAGAGAGACAATATTTGGTGATTATTTGAGGCAACTAATTTAGGTAACATTTCCAAACCAGATATTCTATGACTCACTATTAAACAAATGAGTACACCACATTTCTTGCTTTCATTTCACTTCAAACTATCAAAACACaccattcattcattcattcattcaatgTCCGAAGTCTCCAAAGATCGATCAACCCAATGGCATTTATGCAACGGGTCAAGTCCATCGATGgatagcagtgggcttgagttgttacaaatagtatttgAGTTGGACACTGGACggtatgccagcaaggacactgggttCCTaaggaggggtggattgtgagatctcacatcagttggagaggggaacgaaacattccttaaacATTGTGAGGCTaccgacgatacgtaatgagccaaagcggacaatatctgctagcggtgtgcttgggctgttacgatTTGAgtagagccaaacaccaaacggtgtgccagcgaggacgttgggtccctatgagggtgggttgtgagatcccacattggttgaaaagggaaataaaacattttttataagggtgtagaaacctttccctaatacacacgttttaaaaactgtgaaactaatgacgatacgtaacgaatcaaaacagacaatatctgctaatgggtaggcttggacttttacaaatggtatcaaagtcagacaccggatGGTATGTCAATGAGGATGCTAGGTCTCTAAAGGGGGTGGGTTGTAAGATCGAAATgtttcttgtaagggtgtggagataCCTCACGTCTCACCGTAGTTTCTCTTTCACATGGGACAATCTTTcgagtgagatcccacatcgattagagagaggaacaaattattccttataagggtgtagacaCCTTTtcttaatagacgcgttttaaaaacagtGAGGCTAACAACAATAAGTAACAAgttaaaacagacaatatctactagcggtgagcttaaaCTGTTACAATTTGAGTAGAGCTAGACATCAAGCAGGATGTCTACGAAAACGTTGAATCCCTAAAGGgatgggttgtgagatcccacctcagtTGTAgacgagaacaaaacattccttataaaagtgtagaaCCCTTTCCCcaccacatcaattggagacgagaacgaaacatttcttataagagtgtagaaacctctccctacccaCATCAGTCGGAGacgagaacgaaacatttcttataagagtgtagaaacctctccctacccaCATCAGTCGGAGACGAGAaccaaacatttcttataagagtgtagaaacctctccctatccaCATTAGTCGGAGacgagaacgaaacatttcttataagagtgtagaaacctctccctacccaCATCAGTCGGAGacgagaacgaaacatttcttataagagtgtagaaacctctccctacccaCATCAATCGGAGacgagaacgaaacatttcttataagagtgtagaaacctctccctacccaCATCAGTCGGAGacgagaacgaaacatttcttataagagtgtagaaacctctccctacccaCATCAGTCGGAGacgagaacgaaacattccttataagagtatagaaacctttccctaatagacgtgtttcaAAACCCGTGAAGCTAACGATGATACATAATAGGCCAAATCGAACAATATGTACTAACAAACAAACGGTATGAATTTACAAAGCAGCTCTCATTTGCAACAGCTAACAAAGAATGTGTATAATGGatggaagatgaagatgatgatgatacaAAGCTCAAGTAATCACTCCTTTTCATAAACTCTAAGATCAGTAATGAAGAAAGGCATTAAAACaatgaacaaaacaaatatCCCAATAACATACACCAAACACCTATTCAGAATATCATCAGAACAGAAACAATATCATAACCAAACCAATTCACCTCAAAATTACTATCTATATCATCACTGTTTCTGGTTCAcactgttcttcttcttcagaagATATCCAAACTTTTTCAGcaatggcttcttcttcttctgttccTGCTGCTGCGGTGCCGCCTGCTTTGACGGCGAGTTTCCACCATCGTCTACATTTTCTGAGCTTACCCCGTTTATCCGATCGAAACTCTCTCTGCCCTCTGCTTTCGAGTCCCCTTCGTCATCAATGGATTcgtgttcttgttgttctccTCCCTCTTGTGAgaactctttcttttcaatcttGCAGCTCTCCCACATTTTGTATTCAACTTGTACTGATTcatcttttttctcttcttcttttggttTATCGATTCCGTTTGGAACCGTTGTTTCCGAGTCCGTTTTCTCCGTCTTGTCGACTGAATCAGCACTGTTATCTACCCATGGAAACTCAAATTTGTGTTCTTCATGTTCAATGGGTATCAAGGGCTCcactttgttcttctcttcctGTCGTTTACCGTTCTCTTCGGAGAATTCGACTACTTTCGGTAGTAAATCGTAGTCCTTCTCGCTGTCTGTTGGCTCACCGTTCTCTACGGTTTGCATTTTAGCAGAAGCTTCCTCAAGCAACTTGGATAATTCCTCAACTTTCTTAAGAGAAACAGCTTCCCGAGTTTGAAGCTCCTCGTTTTCTTGATGAACGTTCTGCAACTCGTTCTCTTTGTCTAGTAAGCTTTCCTTCAGTTTCACGCTCTCGGATTTCGCTTCTCCGAGCGCCTCCTGCAAATAGATCACTTCCGCTTCTACTTCCTTTAAGCTATCCTTTAGCTgagcttcttcttccctcATCTTACAAGCATCTTCCTCAGTATGTTTAAGCAAATTCACAAGCCTATCTATTTCCTTTTCTAAGTAAGAGTTCTCTTCTTCTGATTTCTTCATAGCGTCCACCAAGTGAAGCTCTTTCTCGTTCCATTCAGCCTTCGACGTCTCGAATTTGTGCTTCGATTCCTCAACGGTACTCGTTAGAATATCGATCTCGTGGTTTGAGTTTTCGAGCATGCTTTCAAATCGCTCGTTTGTAGCTTTCAAGACCATCTTAAGATTCTCTATCTCGGATTCGTAGTTTTCGTGCTCGGCTTGAGTAGACAACAGCTTCTCCTTGGTTTCCCTCGCCTCGGATGAGATCTCGTGTAATGCAGACGCCAAGCTTTCCATTGCCTTTTTGCTCTTCTCTTCCTCATTCTTGGAGGTTTCTAACTCATTTAAGAGCTGGTTTTTCTCTTCTAATAGCCTTTGTACACTTGAAGCTGCAAGCTTCTCATTATTCAAAGCTTGAGTTTTCTCTTCCATGACAGTTTCCAGCTGAGACCTCAGTGACACGACCAACTTCTCCATTTCTGatgttttttcctttgtaCGATGAAGATGCTGCTCGGACTCTTTCATGTCGTCTTTCTGTCTTTTAACAGTCATTTCCAGCAAACCTACCTGTTCTTTTAGAGCTGAAATCTCAAGCTCTGCATTATGCAATAGATCATTGTTGTGTCCCAATTGTTTCATCACTGATTCGAGAGACTCCGATGCTGATCGTTCGAGCTTGTTTGCGTTCTCCAATTGTGTTTCTAGATCCTCGGCTCGGTTTTTCCATTCTTCTACTAACCCATGTGCGTATGTCTCAGCCATCTTTGCTGCTTCTAAATCGATATTAAGCTGTTCAATGGAAGCCTCTTTTGCCGTGATCGTTTCCTCGTAGCACGTTTCCGCTGTTTTTGCAGCTTTTAGTTCGTTATTAAGCTGCTCGATTGAAGCGTCTTGCTCCTTCACCTTCTCTGCATATGATTTTGCTTTCTGAAGCTCCAAATTTAGAGATTCAATCTCTGATTCAAGCTTCGTTATCAATTGTCCATTCTCATTCGACTGTGTTTCGAGCTTGGAGTCTAACAATGCTTTCAATCTAGTTAGCTCAGCAGAGAGAATCTCGGCCTTTTCGACATGAATTTCGGCGATCTTCGTCGCATCATCAGCATGGCTCAACGCCTGGTTCTTAGCGTCGGTAGTCATAGCCAACTCCATCTTCACTCTTTGAAGCTCTTGACTTGTGGACAAGAGAGCTGCAACATCTAAAGCATGTTGGCTCCTCACAGCTTCCATCTCTTTCTGCcattccatttctttcttatGTGCTTCCTCAAGTCCAGCTTGCTCCATCTCAACCGCTCGGAACCTTTCGATCTCGGAACTCTCTTCAGCTCGACCGCACGCCACCAGAGCTTCCTTGAGCTTCTCATTCGCCTCCTCTGCTGATTTCTGTGCTTCTTTCAATTCATTGCTcaacttttctctctcattttcaaccaaaattaTCTGTTCTTTTGCCTTCTTCAGATCCTCCTGAGCCACATTTAGCTGAGCTTGTATCTCAGCAACTTTGGTACCACGAGGCTGTGCTTTCTGAAATAACAAGAACAATCAACAGGCTACAATGATATGCATTCACATATTACCAATTCTGGTGGAAGAACAGTTTGAGTGCCTAAGCTAGAACTTACATCAGGTGGGGTAGCAACTTTCGGCAGCTGACGATCGACTGCAGGCTTCGACGTTGCAGGTCGAGGGGACCGGTCGATCGAGAGCCGAGACCTTTGCAAAGGAGAATGAGAATCAGAGTCTGATTTAGCAAGCCCTCTATTAAGCTTGCTCACTCGAGGAGTAGCAGGCGATGTTTTGTTGGGAGTTTCAGGTGTAGAAGATCTGTTAAGAACAATCAAAATGGAGTAATCAACATAATCCAAACAAACTCATCTCAAATTCCTAAAGAACATCCAAAAATCATGAACTACAGAAACATTTAAGCGGTCCTCAAGAACAAATTCAATCAGAAAAAGCAGCAGAACACACCAActctgaaagaaaaacaccctAAAATTACTTCCAAGTAGATCTAACCGACAGAGTATGAGATCTCAAAGAAACCACCGTCAAATTGGCTATCAAATGTTAACACAACGAACCCAGAAACAAGACATAGTGCAACagagagtaaaaaaaacagagaaccCAGAACACAGAACAGAGAAACAAGCGGAATCGGTAAAGAACAGAGAGAACCAAAGTGGCCCTAAAACGGGGATAAACAGAAGATCCAAGAAAATTGGGAAAAGGGAATTAAAATTAGACACAGAAGAAGTGATCGACGAGTGAAGAACAGCAAAAGATGAGAAGACATACTTAGATTTGGTGGAcatggcggcggcggcggcagagTAAGATGAAGTGAGAAAAGTGGTgtagaagagaagaaagagaggagaaaagGGAGTGGGAAGGTGCTAAAATGGCGGCATTATGAATTGTTGAAACAAGTTTCAGAGATTCTGAGTTGTAGATAGAGAGACAAAGAAGGAAAGCccagaaggaagaagaaggtaaaggaaaaaagggggttgatgagaagaaagaaagtgaaatAATTTGGGTTGGTTTTGGTGTCCCTCAAATTGGCAAACCCACACCACCAGGGATTACAACTCAACAATGAAGATCGTAGGTGCTCGCTCTCttggtttctctctctctctctctcttggtttctctctctagaaaatgaccaaaatgggCCTGCTGGTCTCCCTCTGTTCTCAGCAGGTAAAGCTACAACAATGGCTGCTTTATTCCAGAGGCCATTTGAGGGATGGAAGACTAAGGAGCAGAATCAGAAGCAGAGGCAGACCTTTCTTTTTAGGCctcaaacccaaacccaaaccccatcagattttcaatttcatttctccCCTTTTCAAGAACACTaaattttcctcttttttttttttttttttttttttttttttttttttttNAAATTGGATTCTAAAAGTTACCCACTTCTTATCTATCattcattttagtttttttttttttctggattaataaaaatattcataaatttttaatttttttaaaaatattttcacagttagttttaaatggaaatgacgagtatttttttttaaattaaaaagtaattttaatattaataatgttcatgaaattttgaaggtgggattaatactttttaactttataaaaaaaaaattctttaatatatGGATGAAACCAATTTATTCTCGTCTccacttttaaatattattttttaaagtttatgagtattttttttagatataatacaaatatttttttaataaggatatttttgaaatttttaaaaagtataagGGTATTAATGGAACTTTTCAAACcgttttgaaagtttaaataattttattttaaactttttaacaGTTTAGGgtattttgaaacaaagtatTAGTGAGTGGTTTCTATCCAAAACTAactgttattttttaattttttttaattaaaagataaattaaaacttttaaagtggaaggatatttttaattaatttagtcttatttatttattattaatattttaatactttttctAAAGGGTAATTATTGAGtttgaaaaatcatttaaatattacatttttttaagattaaactaacgacacaaaaataaaattttagtaagATATGTTATTaatgattatttaaattatttgagaaaaaaaaaggcatttTAATGcttggaaaattttcttattaaagtTTATCGAAGTCAATCTCCCGTCTCATCAAACGAagttattaaaagaatatatttgtcTAGATACTTCTTTACGGCAATCTTTCAGAAATGGTCGATTCGAGTATAGATTAATAGATAAGACGTCTATTTCAAAAATCGACAGTTCGatcttgaattaaaaaga
The Cucurbita pepo subsp. pepo cultivar mu-cu-16 chromosome LG16, ASM280686v2, whole genome shotgun sequence genome window above contains:
- the LOC111777096 gene encoding WEB family protein At3g02930, chloroplastic translates to MSTKSKSSTPETPNKTSPATPRVSKLNRGLAKSDSDSHSPLQRSRLSIDRSPRPATSKPAVDRQLPKVATPPDKAQPRGTKVAEIQAQLNVAQEDLKKAKEQIILVENEREKLSNELKEAQKSAEEANEKLKEALVACGRAEESSEIERFRAVEMEQAGLEEAHKKEMEWQKEMEAVRSQHALDVAALLSTSQELQRVKMELAMTTDAKNQALSHADDATKIAEIHVEKAEILSAELTRLKALLDSKLETQSNENGQLITKLESEIESLNLELQKAKSYAEKVKEQDASIEQLNNELKAAKTAETCYEETITAKEASIEQLNIDLEAAKMAETYAHGLVEEWKNRAEDLETQLENANKLERSASESLESVMKQLGHNNDLLHNAELEISALKEQVGLLEMTVKRQKDDMKESEQHLHRTKEKTSEMEKLVVSLRSQLETVMEEKTQALNNEKLAASSVQRLLEEKNQLLNELETSKNEEEKSKKAMESLASALHEISSEARETKEKLLSTQAEHENYESEIENLKMVLKATNERFESMLENSNHEIDILTSTVEESKHKFETSKAEWNEKELHLVDAMKKSEEENSYLEKEIDRLVNLLKHTEEDACKMREEEAQLKDSLKEVEAEVIYLQEALGEAKSESVKLKESLLDKENELQNVHQENEELQTREAVSLKKVEELSKLLEEASAKMQTVENGEPTDSEKDYDLLPKVVEFSEENGKRQEEKNKVEPLIPIEHEEHKFEFPWVDNSADSVDKTEKTDSETTVPNGIDKPKEEEKKDESVQVEYKMWESCKIEKKEFSQEGGEQQEHESIDDEGDSKAEGRESFDRINGVSSENVDDGGNSPSKQAAPQQQEQKKKKPLLKKFGYLLKKKNSVNQKQ